In the genome of Candoia aspera isolate rCanAsp1 chromosome 1, rCanAsp1.hap2, whole genome shotgun sequence, one region contains:
- the FLOT2 gene encoding flotillin-2 isoform X1: MGNCHTVGPNEALVVSGGCCGSDEKQYIYGGWAWAWWCISDTQRLSLEVMTILCRCENIETSEGVPLYVTGVAQVKIMTEKELLAVACEQFLGKNVQDIKNVVLQTLEGHLRSILGTLTVEQIYQDRDQFAKLVREVAAPDVGRMGIEILSFTIKDVYDKVSYLSSLGKTQTAAVQRDADIGVAEAERDAGIREAECKKEMLDVKFMADTKVADSKRAFEMQKAAFSQEINVKSAEAQLAYELQGAKEQQKIRQEEIEIEVVQRRRQIDVEEKEIVRMDKELIATVRLPAEAEAHRMQEIAEGEKVKQVLIARAEGEKIRKVGEAEALVIEAIGKAEAEKMKLKAEAYQQYGEAAKMALVLDALPHIAAKVSAPLSKVDEIVILSGENNKMTSDVNRLLAEIPASVHALTGVDLSKIPLIQKATGVQA, translated from the exons ACTGTCTTTGGAGGTCATGACCATCCTTTGTCGCTGTGAGAATATTGAGACGTCGGAGGGGGTCCCACTGTACGTAACGGGGGTCGCACAG GTGAAGATAATGACTGAGAAGGAGCTTCTGGCAGTTGCCTGTGAACAGTTTTTGGGGAAGAATGTGCAAGACATCAAGAACGTGGTCCTGCAGACACTGGAGGGGCACCTTCGTTCCATCCTAG GGACTCTGACCGTTGAGCAGATTTATCAGGACCGGGACCAGTTTGCGAAGCTAGTGCGAGAGGTGGCGGCGCCGGACGTGGGCAGGATGGGGATCGAGATCCTCAGCTTCACCATCAAG GACGTCTACGATAAAGTCAGCTACCTGAGCTCGCTGGGAAAAACGCAGACCGCTGCAGTCCAGCGAGACGCCGATATAGGCGTGGCCGAGGCAGAGCGAGACGCCGGCATCCGG GAGGCCGAGTGCAAGAAGGAGATGCTGGACGTGAAGTTCATGGCGGACACCAAGGTGGCGGACTCCAAGCGGGCCTTTGAGATGCAGAAGGCTGCCTTCAGCCAAGAGATCAACGTCAAG TCCGCCGAGGCCCAGCTGGCCTATGAGCTCCAGGGAGCCAAGGAGCAGCAAAAGATCCGCCAGGAGGAGATTGAGATCGAGGTGGTGCAGCGCAGGAGGCAGATTGatgtggaggagaaggagattgTCCGCATGGACAAGGAGCTGATCGCCACCGTCCGGTTGCCCGCGGAGGCCGAGGCGCACCGTATGCAGGAGATCGCCGAGGGGGAAAA GGTGAAGCAGGTGCTGATTGCCCGTGCCGAAGGAGAGAAGATTCGCAAGGTCGGCGAGGCGGAGGCCCTGGTGATCGAGGCCATTGGAAAGGCAGAGGCCGAGAAGATGAAGCTCAAGGCGGAGGCCTACCAGCAGTACGGAGAGGCGGCCAAGATGGCGTTGGTGCTGGACGCGCTGCCCCAC ATCGCTGCCAAGGTCTCAGCCCCCCTGTCCAAGGTGGACGAAATCGTCATTCTCAGCGGAGAGAACAACAAAATGACCTCTGACGTGAACCGGCTCTTGGCCGAGATCCCGGCATCGGTGCACGCCCTCACCGGGGTCGATCTCTCCAAG ATCCCGCTGATCCAGAAGGCAACCGGAGTGCAGGCCTGA
- the FLOT2 gene encoding flotillin-2 isoform X2, with product MGNCHTVGPNEALVVSGGCCGSDEKQYIYGGWAWAWWCISDTQRISLEIMTLQPRCEDVETAEGVALTVTGVAQVKIMTEKELLAVACEQFLGKNVQDIKNVVLQTLEGHLRSILGTLTVEQIYQDRDQFAKLVREVAAPDVGRMGIEILSFTIKDVYDKVSYLSSLGKTQTAAVQRDADIGVAEAERDAGIREAECKKEMLDVKFMADTKVADSKRAFEMQKAAFSQEINVKSAEAQLAYELQGAKEQQKIRQEEIEIEVVQRRRQIDVEEKEIVRMDKELIATVRLPAEAEAHRMQEIAEGEKVKQVLIARAEGEKIRKVGEAEALVIEAIGKAEAEKMKLKAEAYQQYGEAAKMALVLDALPHIAAKVSAPLSKVDEIVILSGENNKMTSDVNRLLAEIPASVHALTGVDLSKIPLIQKATGVQA from the exons GATTTCCCTAGAGATAATGACGTTACAGCCCAGGTGCGAGGACGTAGAGACGGCGGAGGGGGTAGCTTTAACTGTCACAGGTGTGGCCCAG GTGAAGATAATGACTGAGAAGGAGCTTCTGGCAGTTGCCTGTGAACAGTTTTTGGGGAAGAATGTGCAAGACATCAAGAACGTGGTCCTGCAGACACTGGAGGGGCACCTTCGTTCCATCCTAG GGACTCTGACCGTTGAGCAGATTTATCAGGACCGGGACCAGTTTGCGAAGCTAGTGCGAGAGGTGGCGGCGCCGGACGTGGGCAGGATGGGGATCGAGATCCTCAGCTTCACCATCAAG GACGTCTACGATAAAGTCAGCTACCTGAGCTCGCTGGGAAAAACGCAGACCGCTGCAGTCCAGCGAGACGCCGATATAGGCGTGGCCGAGGCAGAGCGAGACGCCGGCATCCGG GAGGCCGAGTGCAAGAAGGAGATGCTGGACGTGAAGTTCATGGCGGACACCAAGGTGGCGGACTCCAAGCGGGCCTTTGAGATGCAGAAGGCTGCCTTCAGCCAAGAGATCAACGTCAAG TCCGCCGAGGCCCAGCTGGCCTATGAGCTCCAGGGAGCCAAGGAGCAGCAAAAGATCCGCCAGGAGGAGATTGAGATCGAGGTGGTGCAGCGCAGGAGGCAGATTGatgtggaggagaaggagattgTCCGCATGGACAAGGAGCTGATCGCCACCGTCCGGTTGCCCGCGGAGGCCGAGGCGCACCGTATGCAGGAGATCGCCGAGGGGGAAAA GGTGAAGCAGGTGCTGATTGCCCGTGCCGAAGGAGAGAAGATTCGCAAGGTCGGCGAGGCGGAGGCCCTGGTGATCGAGGCCATTGGAAAGGCAGAGGCCGAGAAGATGAAGCTCAAGGCGGAGGCCTACCAGCAGTACGGAGAGGCGGCCAAGATGGCGTTGGTGCTGGACGCGCTGCCCCAC ATCGCTGCCAAGGTCTCAGCCCCCCTGTCCAAGGTGGACGAAATCGTCATTCTCAGCGGAGAGAACAACAAAATGACCTCTGACGTGAACCGGCTCTTGGCCGAGATCCCGGCATCGGTGCACGCCCTCACCGGGGTCGATCTCTCCAAG ATCCCGCTGATCCAGAAGGCAACCGGAGTGCAGGCCTGA
- the FLOT2 gene encoding flotillin-2 isoform X4 — protein sequence MTEKELLAVACEQFLGKNVQDIKNVVLQTLEGHLRSILGTLTVEQIYQDRDQFAKLVREVAAPDVGRMGIEILSFTIKDVYDKVSYLSSLGKTQTAAVQRDADIGVAEAERDAGIREAECKKEMLDVKFMADTKVADSKRAFEMQKAAFSQEINVKSAEAQLAYELQGAKEQQKIRQEEIEIEVVQRRRQIDVEEKEIVRMDKELIATVRLPAEAEAHRMQEIAEGEKVKQVLIARAEGEKIRKVGEAEALVIEAIGKAEAEKMKLKAEAYQQYGEAAKMALVLDALPHIAAKVSAPLSKVDEIVILSGENNKMTSDVNRLLAEIPASVHALTGVDLSKIPLIQKATGVQA from the exons ATGACTGAGAAGGAGCTTCTGGCAGTTGCCTGTGAACAGTTTTTGGGGAAGAATGTGCAAGACATCAAGAACGTGGTCCTGCAGACACTGGAGGGGCACCTTCGTTCCATCCTAG GGACTCTGACCGTTGAGCAGATTTATCAGGACCGGGACCAGTTTGCGAAGCTAGTGCGAGAGGTGGCGGCGCCGGACGTGGGCAGGATGGGGATCGAGATCCTCAGCTTCACCATCAAG GACGTCTACGATAAAGTCAGCTACCTGAGCTCGCTGGGAAAAACGCAGACCGCTGCAGTCCAGCGAGACGCCGATATAGGCGTGGCCGAGGCAGAGCGAGACGCCGGCATCCGG GAGGCCGAGTGCAAGAAGGAGATGCTGGACGTGAAGTTCATGGCGGACACCAAGGTGGCGGACTCCAAGCGGGCCTTTGAGATGCAGAAGGCTGCCTTCAGCCAAGAGATCAACGTCAAG TCCGCCGAGGCCCAGCTGGCCTATGAGCTCCAGGGAGCCAAGGAGCAGCAAAAGATCCGCCAGGAGGAGATTGAGATCGAGGTGGTGCAGCGCAGGAGGCAGATTGatgtggaggagaaggagattgTCCGCATGGACAAGGAGCTGATCGCCACCGTCCGGTTGCCCGCGGAGGCCGAGGCGCACCGTATGCAGGAGATCGCCGAGGGGGAAAA GGTGAAGCAGGTGCTGATTGCCCGTGCCGAAGGAGAGAAGATTCGCAAGGTCGGCGAGGCGGAGGCCCTGGTGATCGAGGCCATTGGAAAGGCAGAGGCCGAGAAGATGAAGCTCAAGGCGGAGGCCTACCAGCAGTACGGAGAGGCGGCCAAGATGGCGTTGGTGCTGGACGCGCTGCCCCAC ATCGCTGCCAAGGTCTCAGCCCCCCTGTCCAAGGTGGACGAAATCGTCATTCTCAGCGGAGAGAACAACAAAATGACCTCTGACGTGAACCGGCTCTTGGCCGAGATCCCGGCATCGGTGCACGCCCTCACCGGGGTCGATCTCTCCAAG ATCCCGCTGATCCAGAAGGCAACCGGAGTGCAGGCCTGA
- the FLOT2 gene encoding flotillin-2 isoform X3, whose amino-acid sequence MTLQPRCEDVETAEGVALTVTGVAQVKIMTEKELLAVACEQFLGKNVQDIKNVVLQTLEGHLRSILGTLTVEQIYQDRDQFAKLVREVAAPDVGRMGIEILSFTIKDVYDKVSYLSSLGKTQTAAVQRDADIGVAEAERDAGIREAECKKEMLDVKFMADTKVADSKRAFEMQKAAFSQEINVKSAEAQLAYELQGAKEQQKIRQEEIEIEVVQRRRQIDVEEKEIVRMDKELIATVRLPAEAEAHRMQEIAEGEKVKQVLIARAEGEKIRKVGEAEALVIEAIGKAEAEKMKLKAEAYQQYGEAAKMALVLDALPHIAAKVSAPLSKVDEIVILSGENNKMTSDVNRLLAEIPASVHALTGVDLSKIPLIQKATGVQA is encoded by the exons ATGACGTTACAGCCCAGGTGCGAGGACGTAGAGACGGCGGAGGGGGTAGCTTTAACTGTCACAGGTGTGGCCCAG GTGAAGATAATGACTGAGAAGGAGCTTCTGGCAGTTGCCTGTGAACAGTTTTTGGGGAAGAATGTGCAAGACATCAAGAACGTGGTCCTGCAGACACTGGAGGGGCACCTTCGTTCCATCCTAG GGACTCTGACCGTTGAGCAGATTTATCAGGACCGGGACCAGTTTGCGAAGCTAGTGCGAGAGGTGGCGGCGCCGGACGTGGGCAGGATGGGGATCGAGATCCTCAGCTTCACCATCAAG GACGTCTACGATAAAGTCAGCTACCTGAGCTCGCTGGGAAAAACGCAGACCGCTGCAGTCCAGCGAGACGCCGATATAGGCGTGGCCGAGGCAGAGCGAGACGCCGGCATCCGG GAGGCCGAGTGCAAGAAGGAGATGCTGGACGTGAAGTTCATGGCGGACACCAAGGTGGCGGACTCCAAGCGGGCCTTTGAGATGCAGAAGGCTGCCTTCAGCCAAGAGATCAACGTCAAG TCCGCCGAGGCCCAGCTGGCCTATGAGCTCCAGGGAGCCAAGGAGCAGCAAAAGATCCGCCAGGAGGAGATTGAGATCGAGGTGGTGCAGCGCAGGAGGCAGATTGatgtggaggagaaggagattgTCCGCATGGACAAGGAGCTGATCGCCACCGTCCGGTTGCCCGCGGAGGCCGAGGCGCACCGTATGCAGGAGATCGCCGAGGGGGAAAA GGTGAAGCAGGTGCTGATTGCCCGTGCCGAAGGAGAGAAGATTCGCAAGGTCGGCGAGGCGGAGGCCCTGGTGATCGAGGCCATTGGAAAGGCAGAGGCCGAGAAGATGAAGCTCAAGGCGGAGGCCTACCAGCAGTACGGAGAGGCGGCCAAGATGGCGTTGGTGCTGGACGCGCTGCCCCAC ATCGCTGCCAAGGTCTCAGCCCCCCTGTCCAAGGTGGACGAAATCGTCATTCTCAGCGGAGAGAACAACAAAATGACCTCTGACGTGAACCGGCTCTTGGCCGAGATCCCGGCATCGGTGCACGCCCTCACCGGGGTCGATCTCTCCAAG ATCCCGCTGATCCAGAAGGCAACCGGAGTGCAGGCCTGA